From a region of the Rouxiella sp. S1S-2 genome:
- a CDS encoding NupC/NupG family nucleoside CNT transporter, with product MSRILHFVLALAVVAVLALLVSRDRKNIRLRFVVQLLVIEVLLAYFFLNSEIGLGFVKGFSDLFEKLLKFAAEGTGFVFGGMNEKGLAFFFLNVLCPIVFISALIGILQHVRILPVVIRIIGTILSKINGMGKLESFNAVSSLILGQSENFIAYKDILGKMSEKRMYTMAATAMSTVSMSIVGAYMTMLEPKFVVAALILNMFSTFIVLSLINPYKVEGEEDLQMTNAHAGQSFFEMLGEYILAGFKVAIIVAAMLIGFIALISCLNALFDTVFGISFQGVLGYVFYPFAWVMGVPSHEALQVGSIMATKLVSNEFVAMLDLQKVAHDLSPRGVGILSVFLVSFANFSSIGIVAGAIKGLNEQQGNVVSRFGLKLLYGSTLVSVLSASIAGLVLA from the coding sequence ATGTCCCGAATACTGCACTTTGTATTAGCATTAGCCGTTGTCGCAGTACTGGCCTTACTGGTGAGTCGTGATCGTAAAAATATTCGTTTACGTTTCGTTGTTCAGTTATTGGTCATTGAAGTCTTATTAGCCTATTTCTTCCTTAATTCAGAAATTGGATTAGGTTTTGTAAAAGGTTTCTCAGACTTGTTTGAAAAGCTTTTGAAATTCGCAGCAGAAGGGACAGGTTTCGTATTTGGAGGCATGAACGAAAAAGGATTAGCGTTCTTCTTCCTCAATGTACTGTGCCCAATCGTCTTTATCTCTGCACTGATTGGTATTCTGCAGCATGTCCGCATTCTGCCGGTAGTTATCCGCATAATCGGTACTATTTTGTCTAAAATCAATGGTATGGGAAAACTGGAATCCTTTAATGCCGTGAGCTCGCTGATCCTTGGTCAGTCAGAAAACTTTATCGCGTATAAAGATATTCTGGGCAAAATGTCTGAAAAACGCATGTACACCATGGCCGCAACGGCAATGTCGACAGTTTCAATGTCGATTGTCGGTGCTTACATGACCATGTTGGAACCTAAGTTCGTTGTTGCGGCGCTGATCCTGAATATGTTCAGTACCTTCATCGTTCTTTCACTGATCAACCCTTATAAGGTTGAGGGTGAAGAAGACCTGCAAATGACCAATGCACACGCAGGACAGAGCTTCTTTGAAATGCTGGGTGAATATATCCTGGCCGGTTTCAAAGTAGCAATTATCGTTGCAGCCATGCTGATCGGCTTTATTGCGCTGATCTCTTGCCTGAACGCCCTGTTTGATACTGTGTTTGGCATCAGCTTCCAGGGTGTGCTTGGTTATGTCTTCTATCCGTTCGCATGGGTGATGGGTGTTCCAAGCCACGAAGCGCTGCAGGTTGGCAGCATCATGGCCACCAAGCTGGTTTCCAACGAGTTCGTTGCGATGCTTGATTTGCAGAAAGTCGCTCACGATCTGTCACCGCGCGGCGTCGGTATTCTGTCGGTGTTCCTGGTGTCGTTCGCCAACTTCTCGTCGATTGGTATCGTTGCTGGTGCAATCAAGGGCCTGAACGAGCAACAAGGTAACGTGGTCTCTCGCTTCGGCCTGAAACTGCTGTACGGTTCAACGCTGGTGAGCGTGCTGTCTGCGTCTATCGCCGGTCTGGTACTGGCATAA
- a CDS encoding Nramp family divalent metal transporter, whose product MLNSRAESSRRSSRKIKLSLMGPAFIAAIGYIDPGNFATNIQAGASYGYQLLWVVVWANVMAMLIQLMSAKLGIATGKNLAEHIRDRFPRPAVWAYWVQAEIIAMATDLAEFIGAAIGFKLLLGVSLLQGAVLTGIATFIILGLQKRGQKPLELVIGGLLLFVAAAYLVELFFSQPKMLELGKGMLTPSLPDSNAVYLAAGVLGATIMPHVIYLHSSLTQRSSKSSKEQRYSATKLDVAIAMTIAGFVNLAMMATAAAAFHFSGHKGISELEDAYLTLTPLLGHAAATTFGLSLVAAGLSSTVVGTLAGQVVMQGFVKFYIPLWVRRAVTMAPSFIVILLGMDATKILVMSQVLLSFGIALALLPLLAFTGNRELMGDMVNSKAMQWAGRVIVAIVIALNGYLLIGMLK is encoded by the coding sequence ATGTTGAATAGCCGAGCTGAGTCCTCCCGCCGTTCTTCCAGGAAGATAAAGCTTTCTTTAATGGGGCCTGCTTTCATTGCCGCCATTGGCTACATCGATCCGGGTAACTTTGCGACCAATATTCAGGCAGGAGCCTCGTACGGCTATCAACTGCTGTGGGTGGTGGTTTGGGCAAACGTGATGGCGATGCTGATTCAGCTGATGTCTGCCAAATTAGGCATAGCTACCGGCAAGAATCTGGCCGAACACATTCGCGACCGCTTTCCCCGGCCCGCCGTTTGGGCTTATTGGGTTCAGGCCGAAATTATTGCAATGGCAACTGATTTGGCCGAGTTTATCGGCGCGGCCATTGGATTTAAACTACTTCTGGGTGTGTCCCTGCTGCAAGGGGCGGTGCTGACCGGTATTGCGACCTTTATTATTCTCGGCCTGCAAAAGCGGGGTCAAAAACCACTGGAACTGGTGATTGGCGGTTTGCTGTTGTTTGTGGCGGCGGCCTATCTTGTCGAACTGTTTTTCTCTCAACCCAAAATGCTCGAGCTGGGTAAAGGCATGCTGACCCCGAGTCTGCCGGACAGCAACGCCGTGTATCTTGCCGCCGGCGTGCTTGGCGCAACGATTATGCCGCACGTTATTTATCTGCACTCTTCCCTCACGCAGCGCTCAAGCAAATCCTCTAAAGAGCAGCGCTATTCTGCGACCAAGCTCGACGTGGCGATTGCCATGACCATTGCAGGTTTCGTTAATTTGGCGATGATGGCAACGGCGGCGGCGGCGTTTCACTTCAGCGGACATAAAGGGATTAGCGAGCTTGAAGACGCCTATCTAACCCTAACACCTTTATTAGGACACGCGGCGGCAACGACGTTTGGACTGAGCCTGGTTGCAGCGGGACTTTCATCTACCGTGGTGGGTACACTGGCGGGGCAGGTGGTGATGCAGGGATTTGTGAAGTTTTATATTCCTCTGTGGGTACGTCGCGCGGTGACAATGGCGCCATCGTTTATCGTTATTCTGCTTGGAATGGACGCCACAAAAATACTGGTGATGAGTCAGGTATTGCTGAGCTTTGGTATTGCACTAGCCTTGCTGCCGCTGCTGGCATTTACCGGCAATCGCGAGCTGATGGGCGATATGGTCAACTCAAAGGCCATGCAGTGGGCCGGACGCGTTATCGTGGCGATCGTCATAGCCCTGAACGGTTATCTGCTGATCGGTATGCTGAAATAA
- a CDS encoding LuxR family transcriptional regulator produces MSKCFYSNSEKNAHIKMSLERRLVKYGEISYVYGVMNKRDMDEMLIISNFPSGIIDNYLSNKYQNIDPVIINALNRISSFGWDENLGINSQWTVRRLIDAIKNYDIIRGHAFVLHDHKNCLATLVLYIDKLLIPYIDKVIFKYRDEIQGLLIYIHEMLLESYQEERQVTKNILSTREAEILYWSSTGKTYAEVARILIITVSTVKFHMANIVKKMGVKNAKHAISLANEIGIVYHPLMR; encoded by the coding sequence ATGAGTAAATGTTTTTATTCAAATTCTGAGAAAAATGCTCACATCAAGATGTCTTTAGAAAGACGATTGGTTAAATATGGTGAAATAAGTTATGTCTATGGTGTGATGAATAAGAGGGATATGGATGAGATGTTAATTATCAGTAACTTCCCAAGTGGGATTATTGATAATTATCTTTCTAATAAATATCAAAATATTGATCCTGTCATTATCAATGCACTTAATCGCATCTCGTCTTTTGGGTGGGATGAAAACTTGGGAATCAACTCTCAGTGGACGGTTAGAAGGCTTATTGATGCAATAAAAAATTATGATATTATTCGCGGCCATGCTTTTGTACTCCACGATCATAAAAATTGCTTGGCCACATTAGTATTGTATATAGATAAACTATTAATACCTTATATAGATAAAGTCATCTTTAAGTATAGAGATGAAATTCAAGGGCTGTTGATTTACATCCACGAAATGCTACTCGAAAGCTACCAAGAGGAAAGGCAAGTAACAAAAAATATACTTTCCACCCGTGAGGCTGAAATACTTTACTGGAGCAGTACAGGAAAAACCTATGCTGAAGTGGCAAGAATTTTAATAATTACCGTTAGTACTGTTAAGTTTCATATGGCAAATATCGTAAAAAAAATGGGAGTAAAAAATGCAAAGCATGCAATTAGCTTAGCAAATGAGATTGGCATTGTTTATCATCCATTGATGAGATGA
- a CDS encoding DUF2502 domain-containing protein: protein MKTLPVVKIALGALLFGLLPATMPAHADGISISVPGLSINIGSRDNRGYYWDGYDWRSPYWWQHRNEYYGHRNDRGYYWDGGRWRDGGWWNNHRNDRPGPRPDFHCGPNYGHGGPGGPGPDRGHGGGGGGYGGGGGQGGGGGHGGGGGHGGGGGQGGQGGGGGQYRPPQGGPGGNNH from the coding sequence ATGAAAACATTACCCGTTGTAAAAATTGCTTTGGGTGCCCTGTTATTCGGCCTGTTGCCAGCCACAATGCCGGCTCACGCTGACGGCATCAGCATCAGCGTTCCTGGCCTGTCCATCAATATTGGTTCGCGCGATAACCGCGGCTACTACTGGGACGGGTATGACTGGCGCTCTCCATACTGGTGGCAGCACCGTAACGAGTACTATGGTCACCGCAACGACCGTGGCTACTATTGGGACGGTGGCCGCTGGCGCGACGGCGGTTGGTGGAATAATCACCGCAACGACCGTCCGGGCCCTCGTCCAGATTTCCACTGTGGCCCTAACTACGGTCACGGCGGTCCTGGTGGCCCAGGCCCAGATCGCGGTCACGGTGGTGGTGGTGGTGGTTACGGCGGCGGTGGTGGTCAGGGCGGTGGCGGTGGTCACGGCGGTGGCGGTGGTCACGGCGGCGGTGGTGGCCAAGGCGGCCAAGGCGGCGGAGGTGGTCAGTACCGTCCTCCTCAGGGCGGACCTGGCGGCAATAACCACTAA
- the mgrA gene encoding L-glyceraldehyde 3-phosphate reductase, which yields MSYQASPARYENMLYRRLGNSGLKLPAISLGLWHNFGDATRFETSRELIHHAFDHGITHFDLANNYGPPPGSAEENFGRILREDILAWRDELIISSKAGYTMWDGPYGDWGSKKYLVASLNQSLKRLGLDYVDIFYHHRPDPNTPLEETMSALDLIVRQGKALYIGLSNYPAELAQQAFDILKQLGTPCLIHQPKYSMFERWVEADLLDTLQQNGVGSIAFSPLAGGVLTDRYLAGIPQDSRAASSSTFLNADQITPEKLEKVRKLNDIALARGQKLSQMALAWVLRGDRVTSVLIGASKTSQIDDAVNSLNNLQLSEQEISDIEKILM from the coding sequence ATGTCTTATCAAGCCAGCCCCGCTCGTTATGAAAATATGCTTTATCGGCGCCTTGGAAACAGTGGTCTTAAGCTTCCGGCTATTTCATTGGGCCTGTGGCACAATTTTGGTGATGCGACGCGTTTTGAGACGAGTAGAGAGTTGATTCATCACGCTTTTGATCACGGGATCACGCATTTTGATCTAGCGAATAACTATGGGCCACCACCGGGCTCGGCGGAGGAGAATTTTGGCCGCATCCTGCGTGAAGACATATTGGCGTGGCGTGACGAGCTGATTATCTCCTCTAAAGCCGGCTACACCATGTGGGACGGCCCGTACGGCGATTGGGGTTCAAAAAAATATCTGGTGGCAAGTCTGAATCAAAGCCTCAAAAGGCTCGGTCTGGACTACGTTGATATCTTTTATCACCATCGTCCCGACCCGAATACGCCGCTTGAAGAAACCATGTCAGCACTGGATCTTATCGTCCGCCAGGGGAAAGCGCTTTATATCGGCTTATCAAACTACCCTGCCGAACTGGCGCAGCAGGCCTTTGATATACTTAAGCAACTCGGGACACCTTGCCTGATTCATCAACCTAAATACTCGATGTTTGAGCGCTGGGTTGAGGCTGACCTGCTCGATACCCTACAGCAAAACGGCGTAGGTTCTATCGCCTTCTCTCCTCTGGCCGGTGGCGTATTGACCGACCGTTATTTGGCGGGTATTCCTCAAGACTCGCGCGCGGCCAGCAGCAGCACGTTCCTTAATGCCGATCAGATTACCCCTGAAAAGCTGGAAAAAGTGCGCAAGCTCAATGACATCGCGCTGGCTCGTGGACAAAAGCTTTCTCAAATGGCGCTGGCGTGGGTGTTGCGAGGCGATCGCGTGACATCAGTATTGATTGGTGCAAGCAAAACCAGCCAAATTGATGATGCGGTAAACAGTTTGAATAATTTGCAATTAAGTGAGCAAGAAATCAGTGACATTGAAAAAATTCTAATGTAA
- a CDS encoding LysR family transcriptional regulator: protein MRYSPEALLAFVETAASGSFSAAARKLHKSQSSISTAVANLEVDLGITLFNRKSRQPSLTPQGQRVLTHVQAILAASEKLDELAVRLSTQSEPRLTFVLSDTYQPTHYEMLLGRFEQRYPDIEFECLIAEDQDVIDLLQTGRAHIGMLEVQQHYPPDIGYARLPDQTEMALFVAKKHPLATLKTLQHESLNTYRQLCLQTYGRQQKPQAQGQTWSAPSYLMLLEMAEQGFGWSLLPRWMVAQFGHHKLVELELRGWPKLISIDAVWSKNNQPGPAGRWFIDNLLDPLLLQGQ from the coding sequence ATGCGTTATTCTCCGGAAGCACTGCTGGCGTTTGTAGAAACTGCGGCCAGTGGTTCTTTTTCTGCTGCTGCCAGGAAACTGCATAAAAGTCAGTCAAGTATCAGCACCGCCGTGGCAAATCTTGAGGTCGATTTAGGCATTACGCTGTTTAACCGCAAAAGCCGTCAACCCAGCTTAACGCCTCAGGGTCAGCGGGTATTAACCCACGTTCAGGCAATATTGGCGGCCAGTGAAAAACTTGATGAATTGGCCGTCCGTTTATCCACTCAAAGTGAACCCAGACTGACATTTGTCCTTTCTGACACTTATCAGCCTACGCATTACGAAATGCTGCTGGGCCGTTTTGAGCAGCGTTATCCTGATATTGAATTCGAGTGTTTGATTGCCGAAGACCAAGACGTGATAGATCTGCTGCAAACCGGCCGAGCACACATAGGCATGCTTGAGGTTCAGCAGCATTATCCGCCGGATATTGGCTATGCCAGGCTGCCTGACCAAACAGAAATGGCGCTTTTTGTCGCGAAAAAGCATCCGCTAGCCACCCTGAAAACGTTGCAGCACGAGAGTCTCAATACCTACCGGCAGCTCTGCCTGCAAACCTACGGCAGGCAGCAGAAACCTCAGGCACAGGGACAAACCTGGTCGGCACCGAGTTATCTGATGCTGCTTGAAATGGCCGAGCAGGGTTTTGGCTGGTCTCTACTGCCTCGATGGATGGTGGCGCAGTTTGGTCATCATAAATTGGTCGAACTTGAGCTGCGAGGCTGGCCAAAACTGATATCAATTGATGCTGTGTGGTCTAAAAACAATCAACCAGGTCCTGCTGGTCGGTGGTTTATAGATAACCTGCTGGATCCTTTACTCTTACAAGGTCAATAA
- a CDS encoding multidrug/biocide efflux PACE transporter, producing the protein MSSVKASMKANKSLSERIFHAVGFEALALIICAPTAAWIMNKSIFDMGVLALLLSTTAMVWNVVYNSVFDYFWPVSRVTRSFPIRVCHALGFEGGFILFGLPIAAGWLQISLIDAFVLEIGFFLFFLPYTIAYNWLYDTLRQRWISRDKRASVKPQASSR; encoded by the coding sequence ATGTCATCGGTAAAAGCCTCAATGAAGGCCAACAAAAGTCTCTCTGAGCGTATTTTTCACGCTGTCGGTTTCGAAGCGCTGGCGCTGATTATCTGTGCACCCACCGCCGCCTGGATAATGAACAAATCCATTTTCGACATGGGCGTACTGGCGCTGCTGCTCTCTACCACGGCGATGGTATGGAACGTGGTCTACAACAGCGTTTTTGATTATTTCTGGCCGGTAAGCCGAGTAACGCGCAGTTTTCCTATCCGCGTTTGCCATGCACTGGGGTTTGAAGGCGGATTTATTCTCTTCGGCCTGCCAATTGCCGCCGGATGGCTTCAGATTAGCCTGATCGACGCCTTCGTGCTCGAAATTGGCTTTTTCCTGTTCTTTTTGCCGTACACCATTGCCTACAACTGGCTCTACGACACCCTGCGCCAGCGTTGGATAAGCAGAGATAAACGGGCATCAGTGAAGCCACAGGCCAGCAGTCGTTAA
- a CDS encoding aspartate/glutamate racemase family protein, with translation MKTLGLIGGMSWESTLPYYRTINEQIKQQLGGLHSAKLVLFSVDFYEIEQLQAQGDWEKAGQVLGEAARSLNKAGAEIIVVCTNTMHKVAEAIERIGGLPLLHIADATAKPIIEQNLSRIGLLGTRFTMEQAFYRGRLQAQGIDVLTPNEEDRAIVHRIIYEELCLGKIVDASRDEYRRIISSLEQQGAQGIILGCTEITLLVGPQDASVPVFDTTAIHAYAAAAYSLS, from the coding sequence ATGAAAACCCTGGGCCTGATTGGCGGCATGAGCTGGGAATCTACTCTGCCTTACTATCGAACCATCAACGAACAAATCAAACAGCAGCTTGGCGGGCTTCATTCTGCCAAGCTGGTGCTTTTTAGCGTTGATTTTTATGAGATTGAGCAACTGCAAGCGCAGGGCGACTGGGAAAAGGCGGGGCAAGTGTTGGGCGAAGCGGCCAGGTCTTTAAACAAGGCCGGTGCTGAAATTATTGTAGTGTGCACCAATACTATGCATAAAGTGGCCGAGGCAATAGAGCGTATCGGCGGGCTGCCGCTGCTGCATATTGCCGACGCCACCGCGAAGCCGATTATTGAGCAGAACCTAAGCCGAATCGGCCTGTTGGGTACCCGTTTTACGATGGAACAAGCGTTTTATCGCGGCCGATTGCAGGCGCAGGGCATAGACGTGCTGACACCCAATGAGGAAGATCGCGCCATCGTGCATCGCATTATTTATGAAGAGCTGTGCCTGGGGAAAATTGTTGATGCTTCGCGCGATGAATATCGCCGCATAATAAGTTCGCTGGAGCAGCAGGGCGCGCAGGGCATCATTTTAGGCTGTACCGAAATCACCCTGCTGGTGGGACCACAGGACGCCAGCGTGCCAGTATTTGATACCACCGCCATCCATGCCTACGCGGCGGCAGCCTATTCGCTCAGTTAA
- a CDS encoding ion channel protein, translating into MLHPRAKTMLTFAVPALIIGCGSSIILVAVMRFASALQQLLWLHIPDALNISTQSAGWVLFMLTLTGIAVGALIRYMPGHAGPDPASDSLISMPVSPVAIPGLMLALVIGLAGGVSLGPENPIIAINIAVAVTAGSLLFPRVASTDWIILSAAGTLGALFGTPVAAALIFSQTLNGGKDVPLWDRLFAPLLAASAGALTSNLFFEPDFSLSLTPYVETNFLDIISGSIVALIAIALGMLAVWCFPHVHRLFHAIPNPVIMLGIGGFCLGLLALIGGQITLFRGFDEMKLLALSSDSLSLGQLLAITLSKLAALVIAAACGFRGGRIFPAVFVGVSLGIMLHNHVDSVPAAITVSCAVMGLVLVVTRDGWLSLFMAVAVVPDLKLLPILCIVMLPAWLVLAGKPLMLVIRTESPSQDDAPRED; encoded by the coding sequence ATGCTGCATCCCCGTGCAAAAACCATGTTGACCTTCGCCGTGCCCGCGCTGATTATCGGCTGCGGCTCCAGTATCATTTTGGTTGCCGTCATGCGATTTGCCAGCGCGCTGCAACAGCTGCTTTGGCTTCACATTCCGGACGCCTTAAACATTAGCACGCAATCAGCAGGTTGGGTGCTGTTTATGTTAACCCTCACTGGCATTGCGGTTGGCGCGCTTATCCGTTATATGCCTGGGCATGCGGGGCCGGACCCGGCCAGCGACTCGCTCATTAGTATGCCGGTTTCTCCCGTGGCTATTCCGGGATTAATGCTGGCGTTGGTGATTGGCCTGGCCGGCGGCGTGAGTCTTGGACCTGAAAATCCGATCATAGCCATCAATATTGCCGTGGCGGTTACCGCTGGCAGCCTGCTGTTTCCCCGCGTGGCTTCTACCGACTGGATTATTCTCTCGGCAGCAGGCACGTTGGGCGCACTGTTTGGCACGCCGGTTGCGGCAGCGCTTATCTTTTCGCAAACCTTAAATGGTGGAAAAGACGTGCCGCTGTGGGACCGGCTGTTTGCTCCCCTGCTTGCCGCAAGCGCCGGCGCACTGACCAGTAATCTGTTCTTTGAACCCGACTTTTCGTTGAGTCTCACCCCCTACGTTGAAACAAATTTCCTTGATATTATCAGCGGCTCAATCGTTGCGTTAATAGCGATAGCCTTAGGGATGCTGGCGGTGTGGTGCTTCCCGCACGTACATCGCCTTTTTCACGCTATTCCCAATCCGGTTATCATGCTGGGAATTGGCGGCTTTTGCCTCGGATTACTGGCGCTGATTGGCGGGCAAATCACGCTGTTTCGCGGGTTCGATGAGATGAAACTGCTGGCATTGAGCAGCGACAGTCTTTCTTTAGGCCAACTGTTGGCGATCACGCTCAGTAAACTGGCCGCGCTGGTGATTGCGGCCGCCTGCGGCTTTCGCGGTGGGAGAATTTTTCCTGCGGTGTTTGTAGGCGTATCACTCGGCATTATGCTGCACAATCACGTCGACTCAGTACCTGCGGCAATCACGGTTTCTTGTGCAGTCATGGGGTTGGTGTTGGTCGTGACGCGAGACGGCTGGCTGAGTCTATTTATGGCCGTTGCGGTGGTGCCCGACCTTAAACTGCTGCCGATATTGTGTATTGTCATGCTGCCCGCGTGGCTGGTATTGGCCGGAAAACCGCTGATGCTGGTTATCCGTACCGAAAGCCCTTCACAGGACGACGCACCGCGAGAAGATTAA
- the glk gene encoding glucokinase translates to MTKYSLVGDVGGTNCRLALCALDSGEISQAQTFSGLDYDSLEAAVRHYLELQQHQEVEDACIAIACPIVGDWVAMTNHTWAFSIAEMRKSLGLQHLEVINDFTAVSMAIPMLKDADLMQFGGKKPQDGKPAVIYGAGTGLGVAHVIHAHGRWLSLPGEGGHVDFAPNSEEEDIILEQLRTEMGHVSAERILSGPGLVNLYRAIVKSDNREPENYAPKDVTKLALEDNLDCRRALSLFCVIMGRFGGNLALTLGTFGGVYIAGGIVPRFLEFFKASGFRAAFEDKGRFKDYLHDIPVYLITHDNPGLLGAGAYLRQSIGMKI, encoded by the coding sequence ATGACCAAGTACTCTCTGGTGGGCGATGTCGGAGGCACTAACTGCCGTCTGGCGCTTTGCGCTCTGGACAGCGGTGAGATTTCTCAGGCCCAGACGTTTTCCGGCCTGGATTACGACAGTCTTGAAGCGGCCGTTCGCCATTATCTGGAGTTGCAGCAGCATCAGGAAGTTGAAGATGCCTGCATTGCCATCGCCTGCCCAATCGTAGGTGACTGGGTCGCGATGACTAACCATACCTGGGCATTCTCCATTGCCGAGATGAGAAAAAGTCTGGGCCTGCAGCATCTGGAAGTTATTAACGACTTTACCGCCGTTTCCATGGCGATACCGATGCTCAAAGACGCTGACCTGATGCAGTTCGGGGGCAAAAAGCCACAAGACGGCAAACCGGCGGTAATTTACGGTGCGGGCACAGGTTTAGGCGTTGCCCACGTTATTCACGCGCACGGCCGCTGGTTGAGTCTGCCGGGTGAAGGCGGTCACGTTGATTTCGCCCCTAACAGTGAAGAAGAAGATATTATTCTCGAGCAGCTGCGTACCGAAATGGGGCACGTGTCCGCCGAGCGAATTCTTTCGGGACCGGGGCTGGTGAATCTTTATCGCGCCATCGTTAAGTCCGACAATCGCGAGCCAGAAAACTACGCCCCCAAAGACGTAACCAAGTTGGCTTTAGAAGACAATCTTGACTGCCGCCGTGCACTGTCGCTGTTCTGCGTGATTATGGGACGTTTTGGCGGCAACCTGGCGTTGACCCTGGGAACTTTTGGCGGCGTTTATATTGCAGGCGGTATCGTGCCTCGTTTCCTTGAGTTCTTTAAGGCCTCGGGTTTCCGTGCGGCATTTGAAGATAAAGGCCGTTTCAAAGATTATTTGCACGACATCCCGGTTTATCTGATAACCCACGATAATCCAGGTCTGCTCGGCGCGGGTGCTTACCTGCGTCAGTCAATCGGTATGAAAATTTAA
- a CDS encoding LytTR family DNA-binding domain-containing protein, which translates to MKAIIVEDEFLAREELSYLVGAHSTIDVVGKFDDGLEVLKYLQTHQVDAIFLDINIPSLDGVLLAQNISKFAHRPYIIFITAYKEHAAEAFEIEAFDYILKPYHESRIVTMLQKLEAHFKRDHQVDAPANTGNPRVSHSINLIKDERIIVTDINDIYYAAAQEKVTQVYTRREEFTMPMNISELCHRLPEEHFFRCHRSYCVNLSKIREIVPWFNNTYILRLSDLDFEVPVSRSKVKAFRQLMGL; encoded by the coding sequence TTGAAAGCCATAATTGTCGAGGATGAATTTCTGGCTCGGGAAGAGCTAAGTTACCTGGTGGGCGCGCACAGCACCATCGACGTCGTCGGCAAATTTGATGACGGTCTTGAGGTGCTTAAGTATTTGCAAACGCATCAGGTCGACGCCATTTTTCTGGATATCAATATTCCCTCCCTCGACGGCGTGTTGCTGGCGCAAAACATCAGTAAATTCGCCCACCGACCTTACATCATTTTCATTACCGCTTATAAAGAACACGCCGCAGAAGCCTTTGAAATAGAAGCCTTTGACTACATCCTGAAGCCTTATCACGAGTCGCGAATTGTCACCATGCTGCAAAAGCTGGAGGCACATTTTAAGCGTGACCACCAAGTAGATGCACCGGCGAACACCGGCAACCCTCGCGTGAGCCACAGCATCAATTTGATTAAAGATGAGCGCATAATCGTGACGGATATCAATGATATCTATTACGCGGCGGCGCAGGAAAAAGTGACGCAAGTTTATACCCGACGTGAAGAATTCACGATGCCGATGAACATTTCAGAACTGTGTCATCGACTGCCGGAAGAGCATTTCTTCCGCTGCCACCGTTCTTACTGTGTGAATTTGTCGAAGATCCGCGAAATCGTACCTTGGTTTAACAACACCTATATCTTACGTTTAAGCGATCTTGATTTTGAAGTGCCTGTGAGCCGCAGCAAGGTCAAAGCCTTCCGTCAGCTGATGGGGCTGTAA